Proteins from one Ardenticatena maritima genomic window:
- a CDS encoding KOW domain-containing RNA-binding protein, with protein sequence MWAAERFTPQELIVAPLVRIQRERLLSAPGLVLVQQGRTVQANDVVAQMPGRRILHMFDIGELLGLKKRSAVQKALRVQPDQLVEEGDILAEAGSVIRRKRVRAPMRGRILHIDPHGRILLETIGEEENLRAGYRGTVIGLLPRYGVVIEAIGALVQGWWGNGHTNIGVLRMGVKRPHEIMPSSRLGIGLRGMIVVAGRTVEPAFFETAAQVGIRGLIVETLRPDLLEIATRMPYSVVVLGGFHREPMAQPAFDIFNAHDGHEVIINATEPNPAERKYPEIFIPSMRADARSEATPLQPGRPFNVGDVVRVLTPPMMGRIGVITELDVDEGPSETGLELPGCRISFGKGTEMIFPYTNLERLTGCTLSLE encoded by the coding sequence ATGTGGGCAGCTGAACGCTTTACTCCCCAAGAACTCATCGTCGCACCATTGGTACGCATCCAGCGCGAGCGCCTGCTCAGCGCCCCCGGTCTCGTCCTGGTGCAACAAGGGCGCACCGTGCAAGCCAACGACGTCGTCGCCCAAATGCCCGGACGGCGTATCCTGCACATGTTCGACATTGGCGAACTGCTGGGGTTGAAAAAACGCTCCGCCGTCCAAAAAGCCCTGCGTGTGCAACCCGACCAACTCGTCGAAGAAGGCGACATTCTCGCCGAAGCGGGAAGCGTCATTCGGCGGAAGCGCGTGCGCGCCCCTATGCGCGGTCGCATCTTGCACATTGACCCCCACGGGCGCATTCTGCTGGAAACCATCGGCGAAGAAGAAAACCTGCGCGCTGGATACCGCGGCACCGTCATCGGCTTGCTGCCGCGCTATGGCGTGGTGATCGAAGCCATTGGCGCTCTCGTGCAAGGCTGGTGGGGCAACGGGCACACCAATATCGGCGTGCTCCGCATGGGCGTCAAACGCCCCCACGAAATCATGCCATCCAGCCGCTTGGGGATTGGCCTGCGCGGCATGATTGTGGTTGCCGGGCGCACAGTGGAACCCGCCTTCTTTGAAACCGCCGCCCAGGTTGGCATCCGCGGCTTGATTGTGGAAACCCTGCGCCCCGATTTGCTGGAAATCGCCACCCGCATGCCCTACTCCGTCGTGGTGCTGGGCGGCTTCCATCGCGAGCCAATGGCGCAGCCGGCGTTCGACATCTTCAACGCCCACGATGGGCACGAAGTCATCATCAACGCCACTGAGCCCAATCCCGCCGAACGCAAATATCCCGAAATCTTTATCCCCTCCATGCGCGCCGACGCACGCAGCGAAGCCACCCCGCTTCAACCCGGGCGTCCCTTCAATGTCGGCGACGTGGTGCGCGTGCTCACGCCGCCCATGATGGGGCGTATCGGCGTCATCACGGAACTGGACGTGGACGAAGGGCCATCTGAAACAGGTTTGGAATTACCAGGGTGCCGTATCTCTTTTGGGAAAGGCACCGAAATGATTTTCCCATACACCAACCTGGAACGTTTGACCGGCTGTACCCTCTCGCTCGAGTGA
- a CDS encoding glutamate mutase L translates to MNTYARILESLLYADIDNLRTVAALIDQVAGHYRFVANGIAATTIAPPSPNLINGLNFAVREIEETTGRHILAQGVGSSLAVITPENAEGQGVDMFLATVSLVKPMNVAIFAFDEEIDLPIAMVAAGSLPTRVTFRLVAAPKTLSWGGDLLNAIATLSQTPPDVILVSAASLQEIPPSLEELGQSIALLQDMLEPRDRALVIVIGTKAVQDTLYPLLHKNSTLEAVLLEDQPDEYAVAEETLELLETYYQETRIARLPGFGAIQSWSNFTIRSALAMRTLSIRQLSRQTPGSILYAHIGSEATQVIAADELSYRSFVDVDWGTGYSMAKLLQQDETLEQVLRWTPGMTPERDLLALLWQRSLRPHIRPTIEDLLWLEHAAARVLLNKTIRALPATYRHETGFPNPTFLIGSGPAIQMAPRPAQAAMILVDAVQPVGVVRLMRERLGLLPLVGYLAEEEQTLIADLLRFDMFESLGTLIVPFGEMSPGKPVLEFTMPMPGGGSYTVEVEAGQLYREYVPPGTHFSLELKPARGIDIGEGSGRKRTITIHGGAVGLIVDARGRPLPQTETLVTQRKLVQDWMLYVGS, encoded by the coding sequence ATGAACACCTACGCACGCATCCTCGAATCGCTCTTGTATGCCGATATTGACAACCTGCGCACGGTCGCCGCACTCATTGACCAGGTGGCGGGGCATTACCGTTTTGTCGCCAATGGGATTGCCGCCACAACAATTGCGCCCCCTTCTCCCAATCTGATCAATGGCTTGAACTTCGCAGTGCGCGAAATTGAAGAAACCACCGGGCGGCATATTCTGGCGCAAGGCGTTGGCAGCAGCCTGGCGGTCATTACACCCGAAAACGCGGAAGGGCAAGGCGTGGACATGTTCCTCGCCACCGTCAGCCTGGTGAAACCCATGAACGTCGCCATCTTCGCGTTTGACGAAGAGATTGACCTGCCCATTGCCATGGTTGCCGCCGGCAGTCTCCCCACCCGCGTCACATTTCGACTTGTTGCCGCGCCCAAAACGCTCTCGTGGGGAGGCGATTTGCTCAACGCCATCGCAACACTCAGCCAAACCCCGCCCGATGTCATCCTCGTCAGTGCGGCATCCCTGCAAGAGATTCCGCCCAGCCTGGAAGAACTTGGGCAAAGCATCGCCCTCTTGCAAGACATGCTCGAACCACGCGACCGGGCGCTGGTCATTGTCATTGGCACAAAAGCCGTTCAAGACACGCTCTACCCCCTGTTGCACAAAAACAGCACCCTTGAAGCGGTGTTGTTGGAAGACCAGCCCGACGAATACGCCGTCGCCGAAGAAACACTCGAATTGCTGGAAACCTACTATCAGGAAACACGCATCGCCCGCTTGCCCGGCTTTGGCGCTATTCAGAGCTGGTCGAACTTCACCATCCGCTCAGCCCTTGCCATGCGCACGCTGAGCATTCGCCAACTCAGCCGCCAAACGCCTGGCTCAATTCTCTACGCCCACATTGGCTCCGAAGCCACGCAAGTCATCGCCGCCGACGAACTCTCATACCGCTCGTTTGTTGATGTGGATTGGGGCACGGGCTATAGCATGGCCAAACTGCTGCAACAAGACGAAACCCTGGAACAAGTCCTGCGGTGGACCCCAGGCATGACGCCGGAGCGCGACCTGCTCGCCCTCCTCTGGCAACGCAGCCTGCGCCCACACATTCGCCCCACCATCGAAGATTTGCTCTGGCTGGAACACGCCGCCGCGCGGGTCTTGCTCAACAAAACCATACGGGCGCTCCCAGCCACCTACCGCCACGAAACCGGCTTCCCCAACCCCACCTTCCTCATCGGGTCGGGTCCCGCCATTCAAATGGCGCCGCGCCCAGCACAAGCCGCCATGATTCTGGTGGACGCTGTCCAGCCCGTGGGCGTCGTGCGCCTCATGCGCGAGCGGCTGGGATTGTTGCCGCTGGTCGGCTACCTTGCCGAAGAAGAACAAACCCTCATCGCCGACCTGCTCCGGTTTGACATGTTTGAATCGCTGGGCACACTCATCGTGCCCTTTGGCGAAATGAGCCCCGGCAAACCCGTGCTTGAATTTACCATGCCCATGCCCGGCGGCGGTTCGTACACCGTCGAAGTCGAAGCGGGGCAGCTCTACCGCGAATACGTGCCCCCCGGCACACACTTCTCGCTGGAACTCAAACCGGCGCGCGGCATTGACATTGGCGAAGGCAGCGGGCGCAAACGCACCATCACCATTCACGGCGGCGCCGTCGGCTTGATTGTGGACGCGCGTGGGCGTCCGCTTCCACAAACAGAAACACTCGTCACCCAACGCAAACTGGTTCAGGATTGGATGCTCTATGTGGGCAGCTGA
- a CDS encoding ComEA family DNA-binding protein, with amino-acid sequence MANRWSLWRAMLVVLLLSTGVNGWLLWWTTRTSGEPLSLIEPTPAPTPTLAPLTVYVSGAVHAPGLYTVPPNSRIADAIAAAGDFSSDAVPEAINLALPLADGMHIHVPAQGEADAPPVVSSGSGAPSGQASAASGLVNINTATVAELDTLPGIGPSIAQRIIDYREQNGAFQTVDELKNVKGIGDKTFAEIAPLVTVGP; translated from the coding sequence ATGGCAAATCGCTGGTCATTGTGGCGCGCCATGCTCGTCGTGCTCCTGCTTTCCACAGGCGTCAATGGATGGTTGCTCTGGTGGACAACCCGCACGTCTGGTGAACCGCTCAGCCTGATTGAACCCACACCTGCACCAACACCCACGCTTGCCCCGTTGACCGTCTATGTCAGTGGGGCGGTGCATGCTCCCGGTCTGTACACTGTTCCTCCCAATAGCCGTATTGCCGACGCCATTGCCGCTGCCGGGGATTTTTCGTCGGACGCCGTGCCCGAAGCGATCAATCTGGCGCTGCCGCTGGCGGACGGCATGCACATTCACGTGCCCGCGCAAGGTGAAGCGGACGCGCCGCCTGTGGTGAGTAGCGGAAGTGGTGCGCCGTCGGGACAAGCGTCTGCGGCGTCGGGGTTGGTCAATATCAACACTGCAACCGTCGCCGAACTGGATACCTTGCCGGGCATTGGACCCTCTATTGCCCAGCGTATCATTGACTACCGCGAGCAGAACGGCGCTTTTCAGACCGTGGACGAGTTGAAGAACGTGAAGGGGATTGGGGACAAGACCTTTGCCGAGATTGCGCCCCTGGTTACCGTGGGACCGTGA
- the selA gene encoding L-seryl-tRNA(Sec) selenium transferase — protein sequence MPTHEHLRRIPSVNRLLQTPALQEAMQAFGRAPVVAAVRETLDAVRDEIAAGRMPDLTPEALTTRIIAHLHRRVFPTLRPIINATGVIIHTNLGRAPLSQAALEAIRTVGAGYSNLEYDLESGRRGSRYTHVGELLAELTGAEAGLVANNNAAALVLILATHAAGHDILISRAHLVEIGGGFRIPDIMAQSGARLREVGTTNRTYIRDYEAAITPEQCAMILRVHTSNFRIEGFVHQPTLKELVALARRYGLLVGDDLGSGALLDTTQFGLAPEPRPQESIADGADVVCFSGDKLLGGPQAGCIVGRREVIDAIKRHPLMRAFRVDKTTLAALDATLRAYQRGTAVEEIPIWQMIATPTDVLRQRAEAWAGVWRQKGRQADVVPSQSAIGGGSLPGQTLPTWVVRLPSAHPQQEAAALRHATPPIVARIEDDSLLFDPRTVRPEEEQTLVRVVAATLEP from the coding sequence ATGCCGACACACGAACACCTGCGCCGCATTCCATCGGTCAACCGCCTCTTGCAAACGCCAGCCCTGCAAGAGGCCATGCAGGCGTTCGGGCGCGCCCCCGTGGTGGCGGCTGTGCGCGAAACGCTCGACGCTGTGCGTGATGAGATTGCCGCGGGGCGCATGCCCGACCTGACACCTGAAGCGCTGACAACACGCATCATCGCACACTTGCACCGGCGCGTGTTCCCCACGCTTCGCCCCATCATCAACGCCACGGGCGTCATCATCCACACGAACCTGGGGCGTGCGCCGCTCAGCCAAGCGGCGCTTGAAGCCATTCGCACCGTGGGCGCAGGCTACAGCAACCTCGAATACGACCTTGAAAGCGGGCGGCGCGGTTCGCGCTACACACACGTGGGCGAGTTGCTGGCAGAACTCACGGGGGCGGAAGCGGGGCTTGTTGCCAACAATAACGCGGCGGCGCTCGTGCTCATCCTCGCCACCCATGCCGCGGGGCACGATATCCTCATCTCGCGGGCGCATCTGGTCGAAATTGGCGGCGGTTTTCGCATTCCCGACATTATGGCGCAAAGCGGCGCGCGCCTGCGTGAAGTCGGCACGACCAACCGCACCTACATTCGCGATTACGAAGCGGCCATCACGCCTGAGCAATGCGCCATGATTTTGCGCGTCCACACCAGCAATTTTCGCATCGAAGGCTTTGTCCACCAACCGACGCTCAAAGAATTGGTCGCGCTGGCACGGCGGTATGGGCTGTTGGTGGGCGATGATTTGGGGAGCGGCGCTCTGCTCGATACGACGCAATTTGGGCTAGCGCCCGAACCACGCCCGCAAGAGAGTATTGCCGACGGGGCAGATGTGGTCTGCTTTAGCGGGGATAAACTGCTTGGCGGTCCTCAGGCGGGTTGTATCGTCGGGCGGCGTGAGGTGATTGACGCCATCAAGCGCCACCCGCTCATGCGCGCGTTCCGTGTGGACAAAACCACACTCGCCGCACTCGACGCCACATTGCGCGCCTATCAGCGCGGCACCGCGGTGGAGGAAATTCCCATCTGGCAGATGATTGCCACGCCAACCGACGTGTTGCGCCAACGGGCTGAAGCCTGGGCGGGCGTCTGGCGGCAAAAAGGGCGTCAAGCGGATGTGGTGCCAAGCCAGTCGGCGATTGGGGGCGGCTCACTTCCGGGGCAAACACTCCCGACCTGGGTTGTACGCCTGCCATCGGCTCACCCGCAACAAGAGGCGGCAGCGCTACGCCACGCTACACCCCCAATTGTGGCGCGCATCGAAGATGACAGCCTACTCTTCGACCCACGCACTGTACGCCCTGAAGAAGAACAAACACTTGTGCGCGTCGTTGCCGCAACCCTCGAGCCCTAA
- a CDS encoding FecR domain-containing protein → MNQESPLYPSLDKPQPAMNREQLAWIILLTAFAIFCALAVGIPLSVRWYVHTATRPQLAVVKGSAGKPVVQEVNMNTTVAVPEGERRDGVQEGARILTDRDDIAEINFFDGSTLLVFPYSEVTIERMRKPRFERSPNPNEVVLQVSRGQIRLNLAPPLLRKTDVQVKTPHALATLEAGSYSIEVSTDETTVIARSGVAYVQGSAGEAVRIEAGERTSVGLSGIATPPLPAERNLIVNGDFANPTTATPITQGVLAEGWVVYNDQGGDGGSVDGTAAVMLLDGRRVVQFKRTNSGNNHGETGIRQTLNRYLGLYESLHLAFDVKLIHQSLSGGGQLSSEFPLMVRIDYKDVYGNDNHWVRGFYYQNEAGFYVNEFGQRIPRDTWVPIVFENLQDELQNAASITTISIYASGWDYESYVSQVELLAR, encoded by the coding sequence ATGAACCAGGAAAGCCCGTTGTATCCATCACTCGACAAACCACAACCCGCCATGAACCGTGAGCAATTGGCGTGGATTATCCTGCTCACGGCGTTCGCCATTTTCTGCGCGCTGGCGGTGGGAATTCCGTTGAGCGTTCGCTGGTATGTGCACACCGCGACACGCCCCCAATTAGCCGTCGTCAAGGGCAGTGCGGGGAAACCCGTTGTCCAGGAAGTGAATATGAACACCACGGTCGCCGTGCCGGAAGGTGAGCGGCGTGACGGCGTGCAGGAAGGCGCGCGCATCTTGACCGACCGCGACGATATCGCCGAAATCAACTTTTTTGACGGCAGCACCTTGCTCGTCTTCCCCTACAGCGAAGTGACCATTGAGCGCATGCGCAAACCCCGGTTTGAACGCAGCCCCAATCCCAATGAGGTGGTGTTGCAGGTTTCGCGGGGGCAAATCCGCCTGAACCTGGCGCCGCCGCTGTTGCGCAAAACCGATGTGCAGGTGAAAACGCCCCACGCGCTCGCCACGCTGGAAGCGGGGAGTTATAGCATCGAGGTATCCACCGACGAAACCACCGTGATCGCCCGCAGTGGCGTCGCCTATGTGCAAGGGAGCGCCGGCGAAGCCGTCCGCATCGAAGCGGGCGAACGCACAAGCGTGGGGCTGAGCGGCATTGCCACGCCGCCGTTGCCCGCCGAGCGCAACCTCATCGTCAATGGTGATTTTGCCAACCCCACAACCGCCACGCCTATCACTCAGGGCGTGCTCGCCGAAGGCTGGGTGGTGTACAACGACCAGGGGGGCGACGGCGGCAGTGTTGACGGCACAGCAGCCGTGATGTTGCTGGACGGGCGGCGCGTGGTACAGTTCAAACGTACCAACAGCGGCAATAACCACGGAGAAACCGGCATCCGCCAAACGCTCAACCGCTATCTGGGCTTGTACGAATCCCTGCATCTCGCGTTCGATGTCAAACTCATTCACCAATCGCTAAGCGGCGGGGGGCAACTCAGCTCCGAGTTTCCGCTGATGGTGCGCATTGACTACAAAGACGTGTACGGCAACGATAACCACTGGGTGCGCGGCTTCTACTACCAGAATGAAGCCGGGTTTTACGTCAACGAGTTTGGGCAACGCATTCCGCGCGATACCTGGGTGCCGATTGTATTTGAGAATTTGCAGGACGAATTGCAAAACGCGGCATCCATCACCACCATCAGCATCTACGCCAGCGGGTGGGATTACGAATCCTACGTCAGTCAGGTGGAATTGCTGGCACGCTAA